In Chryseobacterium oranimense, a single window of DNA contains:
- a CDS encoding TIGR03915 family putative DNA repair protein has product MITLLYDGSFDGLLTAVFEVFEYRYKDVEIVSNGRFHQENIFAEIHEVITQSDKAERVLKKLEQNIEKSGIHELLKVYLSEDSELEQLILSAIRQSIQHPDKNILQNYADTDILKISKICKSVSRERHRMTAFVRFEKMQDGVFFAKIDPDFDVLPLIRKHFKDRYQDQKWMIYDLRRNYGILYDLENCEFFYPEEKLDLHKYQQKFHDEEQNYQTLWQRYFTKTNIVERKNLKLHVQHVPKRYWKYLTEKW; this is encoded by the coding sequence ATGATTACCCTTCTCTACGACGGAAGTTTTGACGGCCTTTTAACTGCAGTATTTGAAGTTTTCGAATACCGTTATAAAGATGTGGAAATTGTGAGTAATGGGAGGTTTCATCAGGAGAATATTTTTGCGGAAATTCATGAGGTGATTACACAAAGTGATAAAGCTGAGCGGGTTTTAAAAAAATTGGAACAAAACATTGAGAAATCAGGAATTCACGAGCTATTAAAAGTATATTTATCTGAAGATTCTGAACTGGAACAGCTTATTTTATCTGCCATAAGACAGTCTATACAGCATCCTGACAAAAATATCCTGCAGAATTATGCAGACACTGATATTCTAAAAATCTCCAAAATCTGCAAATCCGTAAGCCGGGAAAGACACCGGATGACTGCTTTTGTAAGATTCGAAAAAATGCAGGATGGTGTTTTTTTTGCAAAAATAGATCCTGACTTTGATGTTCTTCCTCTGATCCGGAAACATTTTAAAGACCGCTACCAGGATCAGAAGTGGATGATTTACGATTTAAGGAGAAACTATGGAATTTTATATGATCTGGAAAACTGTGAGTTTTTCTATCCTGAAGAAAAACTGGATCTTCACAAATATCAGCAGAAGTTTCATGATGAGGAACAGAATTATCAAACGCTGTGGCAAAGGTATTTTACAAAAACCAATATTGTGGAAAGGAAGAATCTGAAACTGCACGTTCAGCATGTTCCGAAGAGATATTGGAAGTATCTGACGGAGAAATGGTGA
- a CDS encoding winged helix-turn-helix transcriptional regulator, with the protein MNQQLNEMVKDGILVKQSFNELPPRVEYTLTELGEKLVEVLWQLNDWGKLLISADK; encoded by the coding sequence TTGAACCAACAGCTTAATGAAATGGTGAAAGATGGTATTTTGGTTAAACAATCGTTTAATGAACTTCCTCCCAGAGTGGAATATACACTGACTGAACTTGGGGAAAAACTGGTTGAAGTCCTTTGGCAGCTAAATGATTGGGGGAAACTTTTAATTTCTGCAGATAAGTAA
- a CDS encoding response regulator transcription factor — MGNSEQKHPLIAIWNTYPGVRRDRKILDKPPIERIIGEMFAIGEFYYYALNLTNSTLSHHHENILKLHGLSAYPENLKEVIELTHPDDIGFVIKAEQVLVNKITEIGLESQLYIKGSYCFRMKTAEGNYELFHHQSIITMEDETGIPIQSINIHTNIHHITKENPYTVLVSGIGPRNDFHQVKLDCFSKPENFSEHLTKREMEILSFIAKGYSGPEIAQALILSEHTIRTHRKNILRKTNSRNSKELVKKAFEKGLI, encoded by the coding sequence ATGGGGAACTCAGAACAAAAACATCCTCTCATTGCAATCTGGAATACTTACCCGGGAGTCAGGAGAGACAGAAAGATTCTAGATAAACCACCCATTGAGCGCATCATTGGTGAAATGTTTGCCATAGGTGAATTTTATTATTATGCTCTGAATCTTACCAACAGTACCCTTTCGCACCATCACGAAAATATTCTTAAGCTTCACGGCCTGTCCGCTTATCCTGAAAACTTAAAGGAAGTCATTGAGCTTACCCATCCTGATGATATTGGATTTGTGATAAAAGCTGAACAGGTTCTTGTCAACAAAATAACAGAGATTGGCCTGGAAAGCCAGCTTTACATTAAAGGCAGCTATTGTTTCAGAATGAAAACAGCAGAAGGAAATTACGAGCTGTTTCATCATCAGTCCATTATTACAATGGAAGACGAAACCGGGATTCCCATACAGTCTATAAATATTCATACCAATATCCATCATATCACAAAAGAAAACCCTTATACCGTGTTGGTTTCAGGAATAGGTCCGAGAAATGATTTCCATCAGGTAAAACTGGATTGCTTTTCTAAGCCGGAAAATTTTTCAGAACATTTAACGAAAAGGGAAATGGAAATCCTGTCCTTTATTGCGAAAGGGTATTCCGGACCGGAAATAGCCCAGGCACTCATCTTGTCTGAACATACGATACGGACACACAGGAAAAATATTCTGCGGAAAACAAATTCAAGGAACAGTAAAGAACTCGTTAAAAAGGCTTTTGAAAAAGGGCTTATCTAA
- a CDS encoding helix-turn-helix domain-containing protein → MITDYKKIDLFGKTFIQKVDVQSPFEFTFPVAEQACFLYMLTGEIQYQSDDIHTDIPTRHSLLLNCINSGNHIHNSDADSKGEVVIVTFHPDILKKIYERELPLLLQPGIKATNQLSGKINNDFLIHKYIEGLLFYFENPALVNDEILILKLKEIILLLSQTQEAETIQAILSQLFSPTSYTFKQIIEAHLFSSVSIEELAQKTNLSVSSFKREFKKLYDNSPASYLKNKRLERAAELLLISGERISNIAFECGFNDLANFTKSFHDKYNTSPTSYRSKVNKED, encoded by the coding sequence ATGATTACTGATTATAAAAAAATTGATCTGTTCGGGAAAACATTCATTCAGAAAGTGGATGTACAATCTCCTTTTGAGTTTACTTTTCCGGTTGCCGAGCAGGCCTGTTTTTTATATATGCTGACGGGTGAGATACAATATCAGTCTGATGATATCCATACCGATATTCCTACCAGGCATTCGTTATTGCTTAATTGTATCAATTCCGGAAATCATATCCATAATTCAGATGCTGACAGTAAAGGCGAAGTGGTGATCGTCACTTTCCATCCGGATATATTAAAGAAAATTTACGAAAGAGAGCTTCCTTTACTGCTTCAGCCAGGCATTAAGGCAACGAACCAGTTAAGCGGAAAAATAAACAATGATTTCCTGATTCATAAATATATTGAAGGGCTTCTCTTCTATTTTGAAAATCCGGCTTTGGTAAACGATGAAATCCTGATTCTGAAACTAAAGGAAATCATTCTTCTGCTCTCACAAACGCAAGAGGCAGAAACCATACAAGCTATATTATCCCAGCTTTTTTCGCCTACATCTTATACATTCAAACAAATTATAGAAGCCCATTTGTTTTCATCGGTAAGCATTGAAGAATTGGCCCAGAAAACCAATTTAAGTGTTTCTTCATTTAAGAGGGAATTCAAAAAACTATATGATAATTCTCCCGCCAGTTATCTTAAAAACAAAAGACTGGAAAGAGCCGCCGAATTATTACTAATTTCTGGTGAACGTATTTCCAATATTGCTTTTGAATGTGGATTCAATGATCTGGCCAACTTTACCAAAAGTTTTCATGACAAATACAATACTTCCCCCACCAGTTACCGGTCGAAGGTAAATAAGGAGGATTAA
- the recA gene encoding recombinase RecA, with protein MSNIEDKKKALALVLDKLDKTYGKGTVMTLGDDSVDNTIEVIPSGSLGLDIALGVGGYPRGRIIEIYGPESSGKTTLTLHAIAEAQKAGGIAAFIDAEHAFDRTYAAKLGIDLENLIISQPDNGEQALEIADNLIRSGAIDIVVIDSVAALTPKAEIEGEMGDSKMGLHARLMSQALRKLTATISRTKCTVIFINQLREKIGVMFGNPETTTGGNALKFYASVRLDIRKASAPIKNGDEAIGSRVKVKIVKNKVAPPFKQAEFDIMYGEGVSKVGEILDTAVDMGVVKKSGSWFSYEETKLGQGRDAVKDVLRDNPELAEELENKIKEEMKNKNK; from the coding sequence ATGAGCAACATAGAAGATAAGAAAAAAGCACTGGCATTGGTGCTTGACAAGCTAGATAAAACATACGGAAAAGGAACTGTAATGACGTTGGGAGATGACTCCGTAGACAATACAATTGAAGTAATTCCTTCCGGATCTTTGGGACTTGACATCGCATTAGGCGTTGGCGGTTATCCAAGAGGAAGAATCATTGAAATATATGGTCCGGAATCTTCAGGTAAAACAACATTAACCCTTCACGCTATTGCTGAAGCTCAGAAAGCAGGTGGTATTGCAGCATTCATTGATGCGGAGCACGCTTTCGACAGAACTTATGCAGCCAAACTGGGAATTGATCTGGAAAACCTTATCATTTCACAGCCGGACAACGGTGAGCAGGCTTTGGAAATTGCTGATAACCTTATCCGTTCAGGAGCTATTGATATTGTAGTTATTGACTCGGTTGCAGCTCTTACTCCGAAGGCGGAAATTGAAGGTGAAATGGGAGATTCCAAAATGGGTCTGCATGCAAGACTGATGTCTCAGGCATTAAGAAAGCTTACAGCAACTATTTCCAGAACAAAATGTACTGTGATCTTCATCAACCAGTTGAGAGAGAAAATCGGTGTAATGTTCGGGAATCCTGAAACGACTACCGGTGGTAATGCTCTTAAATTCTACGCTTCTGTAAGGTTAGATATCAGAAAAGCAAGCGCACCGATCAAAAATGGCGACGAGGCTATCGGAAGCCGTGTGAAGGTGAAGATCGTGAAAAACAAAGTAGCACCTCCTTTCAAGCAGGCAGAATTCGACATTATGTATGGTGAAGGAGTTTCCAAAGTAGGTGAAATCCTTGACACTGCTGTAGATATGGGAGTGGTGAAGAAAAGCGGATCTTGGTTCAGCTATGAAGAAACAAAATTGGGTCAGGGACGTGATGCCGTGAAGGATGTTTTAAGAGACAATCCTGAGCTTGCTGAGGAACTTGAAAACAAGATCAAGGAAGAAATGAAAAACAAAAATAAGTAA
- a CDS encoding hydroxymethylglutaryl-CoA reductase, degradative has protein sequence MNHKPVEGFSKLTKQGKIDWLVNEYLEGNEEYQNILKQYWNENTELQKLHEEFSENTISNFYMPYGIAPNFLIDGKLFALPMAVEESSVVAAASKAAKFWIDKGGFKTTIINNEKLGHTHFIFNVEPHKLLHFFNFKLKKRLFEATEDITANMRKRGGGILDIKLVDKTSEMPNYYQLKASFDTVDSMGANFINSCLEQFGKTMKQEIATSEDFTQEEKNTLQIVMNILSNFTPDCIVRAEVSCKIEDLKDDSGISNEEFAAKFKQAVTIAEIEPFRATTHNKGVMNGVDAVVIATGNDFRATEACAHAYAARDGQYRSLTHCTTDNGIFRFWIDLPISVGVVGGLTNLHPLVKFSLALLGKPSAQELMSILAVSGLAQNFGALRSLVTTGIQKGHMKMHLLNILNQMGATEEEKQHFVTYFKDKTVSHHEVINEFNRLRAQ, from the coding sequence ATGAATCATAAACCGGTAGAGGGTTTCTCTAAACTTACAAAGCAGGGAAAAATCGATTGGCTTGTCAACGAGTATCTTGAAGGAAACGAAGAGTATCAAAATATATTAAAACAATACTGGAACGAGAATACTGAGCTTCAGAAACTTCATGAAGAGTTTTCTGAAAATACGATTTCCAATTTCTATATGCCTTACGGAATTGCTCCGAATTTCTTAATTGACGGAAAATTATTTGCCCTTCCTATGGCTGTTGAGGAAAGCTCAGTAGTTGCTGCAGCTTCAAAGGCTGCTAAATTCTGGATCGATAAAGGCGGTTTCAAAACTACCATCATCAACAATGAAAAATTAGGGCATACCCACTTTATATTCAATGTAGAACCTCATAAACTTCTGCATTTCTTTAATTTCAAATTGAAGAAAAGACTATTTGAGGCTACAGAAGATATTACTGCCAACATGAGAAAACGAGGTGGCGGAATCTTAGATATCAAATTGGTAGACAAAACTTCTGAAATGCCCAATTATTACCAGCTTAAAGCAAGCTTTGACACGGTAGATTCCATGGGCGCGAATTTTATCAATTCATGTCTTGAACAGTTCGGAAAAACAATGAAGCAGGAGATCGCAACGAGTGAAGATTTTACCCAGGAGGAAAAAAATACCCTTCAGATCGTGATGAATATCCTTTCCAATTTTACGCCCGACTGTATTGTAAGAGCTGAAGTTTCCTGTAAAATTGAAGACCTGAAGGATGACAGCGGTATTTCCAATGAAGAATTCGCCGCCAAATTCAAACAGGCGGTTACGATTGCAGAAATTGAACCTTTCCGTGCTACAACTCACAATAAAGGAGTGATGAATGGAGTAGATGCTGTAGTGATTGCCACTGGAAATGATTTCAGGGCAACGGAAGCATGTGCTCATGCCTATGCCGCAAGAGACGGACAGTACAGATCCCTGACACACTGTACAACGGATAACGGGATTTTCAGGTTCTGGATCGATCTTCCGATTTCTGTAGGAGTAGTAGGAGGACTTACCAACCTGCATCCATTGGTGAAATTCTCACTGGCACTGCTTGGAAAGCCTTCTGCACAGGAGCTGATGAGTATCCTGGCGGTTTCCGGATTGGCCCAGAATTTCGGAGCTCTCCGTTCTTTGGTAACCACCGGTATCCAGAAAGGACATATGAAAATGCACTTACTGAATATTTTAAACCAAATGGGCGCTACGGAAGAAGAAAAGCAGCATTTTGTGACTTATTTTAAGGATAAAACGGTAAGCCATCACGAAGTGATTAATGAATTTAACAGATTAAGAGCTCAGTAA
- a CDS encoding putative DNA modification/repair radical SAM protein: protein MNFERLKEKLEILADAAKYDVSCSSSGGTRKNKKGALGDSSVSGICHTYTEDGRCVSLLKILLTNHCIYDCAYCVSRSSNDIKRAGFTVEEVVDLTINFYRRNYIEGLFLSSGIFKNADTTMERLVRVAKKLRLEENFNGYIHLKSIPGASDELMQEAALYADRLSINLEIPTESGLKLLAPEKNRQDMLSPMKYIQNGIAQYKDEKKIFRKVPKFAPAGQSTQMIVGATNENDLQIIKVADHFYKNFSLKRVYYSGYVPVLEDKRLPSLTTAVPMLRENRLYQSDWLMRFYGFKAEEILDPNMPYLDLEVDPKLSWALRHLHQFPVNLQTADYQMILRIPGIGVKTAQKIVQARRFQILNMDHLKKLGAAVNRAKYFIDFNAGNAYLRYLTDKNFRNLLVGGSSSKFHNQFSQQLSLF from the coding sequence ATGAATTTTGAACGCCTTAAAGAAAAGCTTGAAATCCTTGCTGATGCAGCGAAATATGATGTTTCGTGCTCGTCCAGTGGAGGAACGAGAAAAAATAAGAAGGGTGCTTTGGGAGACAGCTCCGTAAGCGGAATCTGTCATACCTATACGGAAGACGGACGATGTGTTTCTCTTCTCAAAATTTTATTGACCAACCATTGTATTTATGACTGCGCTTATTGTGTGTCCAGAAGTTCAAATGATATTAAAAGAGCCGGATTTACAGTGGAAGAAGTCGTAGATCTTACCATTAATTTTTACCGCAGGAATTATATTGAAGGTTTGTTTTTAAGCTCCGGAATTTTTAAAAATGCCGATACCACGATGGAGCGCCTTGTAAGAGTTGCAAAAAAACTGCGTCTGGAGGAAAATTTTAACGGTTATATTCATTTGAAATCTATTCCGGGAGCAAGTGATGAACTGATGCAGGAAGCTGCCTTGTATGCAGACAGACTGTCGATCAACCTTGAAATTCCGACAGAAAGCGGCCTGAAGTTACTGGCACCTGAAAAGAACCGGCAGGATATGCTCAGTCCTATGAAATATATTCAGAATGGGATTGCCCAGTATAAGGATGAAAAGAAAATTTTCAGGAAAGTGCCCAAGTTTGCCCCTGCGGGACAATCTACCCAGATGATTGTTGGAGCTACCAACGAAAATGATCTTCAGATCATCAAAGTGGCAGATCATTTTTATAAAAATTTCAGTCTGAAAAGAGTGTATTATTCCGGTTATGTTCCTGTTTTGGAAGATAAGAGATTGCCTTCCCTGACAACAGCAGTTCCCATGCTTCGCGAAAACAGACTCTACCAGTCTGACTGGCTGATGAGGTTTTATGGATTTAAGGCCGAAGAAATTTTAGATCCGAATATGCCTTATCTGGATCTTGAGGTTGATCCGAAGCTGAGCTGGGCATTGAGGCATTTACATCAATTCCCTGTTAATCTGCAGACTGCGGATTATCAGATGATTTTAAGAATTCCCGGGATTGGGGTAAAAACAGCACAGAAAATAGTTCAGGCACGCCGTTTTCAGATTTTAAATATGGACCATCTTAAAAAACTGGGAGCTGCAGTGAACCGGGCAAAATATTTCATTGATTTTAATGCGGGAAATGCGTACCTAAGGTATTTAACAGATAAAAACTTCAGGAATTTGCTGGTAGGCGGAAGTTCTTCCAAATTCCACAACCAGTTTTCACAGCAATTGAGTTTGTTTTAG
- the gap gene encoding type I glyceraldehyde-3-phosphate dehydrogenase has protein sequence MSTIKVGINGFGRIGRLVFRAMTERDNIEVVGINDLINAEYMAYMLKYDSVHGIFPGEVSVEGNDLVVNGKRIRVTAERDPNNLKWNEVGADYVVESTGLFLDKESASAHLNAGAKKVILSAPSKDDTPMFVMGVNHKELTDDIKILSNASCTTNCLAPLAKVIHDNFGIVEGLMTTVHATTATQKTVDGPSMKDWRGGRAALNNIIPSSTGAAKAVGKVIPSLNGKLTGMSFRVPTVDVSVVDLTVRIEKAASYEEICSVIKAASEGELKGILGYTEDAVVSQDFVGDKRTSIFDKDAGIMLSPNFVKLVSWYDNEMGYSNKLVDMLVHAASL, from the coding sequence ATGTCAACAATCAAAGTAGGTATCAACGGTTTTGGTAGAATTGGACGTCTTGTTTTCAGAGCAATGACTGAAAGAGATAACATTGAAGTAGTAGGAATCAATGACCTAATCAACGCAGAATACATGGCTTACATGTTAAAATATGATTCTGTACACGGTATTTTCCCCGGAGAAGTTTCTGTAGAAGGAAATGACCTTGTGGTAAACGGAAAAAGAATCAGAGTAACTGCCGAAAGAGACCCGAACAACCTGAAATGGAACGAAGTAGGAGCTGATTATGTGGTAGAATCTACAGGTTTATTCCTTGATAAAGAAAGTGCTTCCGCTCACTTAAATGCAGGTGCTAAAAAAGTAATCCTTTCTGCTCCATCTAAAGACGATACTCCAATGTTCGTAATGGGTGTGAACCACAAAGAGCTTACTGATGATATCAAAATTTTATCAAATGCGTCTTGTACAACCAACTGTTTAGCTCCTTTAGCTAAAGTAATCCACGATAACTTCGGGATCGTTGAAGGTCTTATGACTACGGTACACGCGACAACGGCAACTCAGAAAACCGTAGACGGTCCTTCAATGAAAGACTGGAGAGGAGGAAGAGCTGCTCTAAACAACATTATCCCTTCTTCTACAGGTGCTGCTAAAGCGGTAGGAAAAGTAATCCCTTCACTAAACGGAAAACTAACAGGTATGTCTTTCAGAGTACCAACAGTTGACGTTTCTGTAGTAGATTTAACAGTGAGAATTGAAAAGGCTGCTTCTTATGAAGAAATCTGTTCAGTAATCAAAGCTGCTTCTGAAGGTGAATTGAAAGGAATCTTAGGATACACTGAAGATGCTGTGGTTTCTCAGGACTTCGTAGGAGATAAAAGAACTTCTATCTTCGACAAAGACGCAGGTATCATGCTTTCTCCAAACTTCGTAAAACTTGTTTCTTGGTATGACAATGAAATGGGTTACTCTAACAAGTTGGTAGATATGCTTGTACACGCTGCTTCTTTATAA
- a CDS encoding DUF423 domain-containing protein gives MKTITLIFGAVYGMLSVILGAFGAHALKKILSVERLESFETGVRYQMYAAFFLLIIGYILKFETTSEKWISILMIAGTFLFSVSIYFLSLQDYLGANLKFLGPITPLGGLLMILSWGMLIFYFLKNRI, from the coding sequence ATGAAAACAATTACTTTAATTTTCGGTGCCGTTTACGGCATGTTATCCGTTATTTTAGGGGCATTCGGCGCGCATGCTTTAAAGAAAATTTTATCTGTGGAAAGACTGGAAAGTTTCGAAACAGGGGTGAGATATCAAATGTACGCCGCATTTTTCCTATTGATAATCGGCTATATTTTGAAATTTGAAACTACCTCAGAAAAATGGATTTCAATTTTAATGATTGCAGGAACATTTTTATTTTCAGTAAGTATTTATTTCTTAAGTCTGCAAGATTATCTGGGTGCAAATCTGAAATTTTTAGGACCTATCACTCCGCTTGGAGGATTATTAATGATTTTAAGCTGGGGAATGCTGATTTTTTATTTTTTAAAAAATAGAATTTAA
- the pfkA gene encoding 6-phosphofructokinase — protein sequence MKESAVKKIAVLTSGGDSPGMNAALRAVVRTANYYNIECYGVREGYNGLIHDDFLKMGPRSVKNIINQGGTILKSARSVEFRTPEGRQKAYDNCIKHGVDALVCIGGDGTFTGAKIFNEEFGIRVIGVPGTIDNDIFGTDNTIGYDTALNTAMEAIDKVRDTATSHNRVFFVEVMGRDAGFIALNSGLATGALDILIPEKKDSMEDLFANFRKAEKTGKASSIVVVAEGENLGSIYDLANQTKKEFPDYDIRVTILGHIQRGGSPSCADRVLASRLGYGAVVGLMEGKTNVMAGMRSNDLVYTPIEEAIKKHNEINKDLLLISEILAI from the coding sequence ATGAAAGAGAGTGCTGTAAAAAAAATTGCAGTTCTTACTTCAGGAGGTGACTCTCCGGGTATGAATGCGGCATTAAGAGCGGTAGTAAGAACCGCCAACTATTATAATATCGAATGCTACGGAGTAAGGGAAGGCTATAACGGGCTCATCCATGATGATTTCCTGAAAATGGGGCCCCGTTCCGTAAAAAATATAATCAACCAGGGCGGAACAATTCTTAAATCTGCCAGATCTGTAGAATTCAGAACTCCGGAAGGACGTCAGAAAGCTTACGACAACTGTATAAAACACGGTGTGGATGCTTTGGTATGCATCGGAGGAGACGGAACTTTTACGGGAGCAAAGATTTTCAATGAAGAATTCGGGATCAGGGTAATTGGTGTACCGGGAACTATTGATAATGATATTTTCGGAACAGATAATACGATCGGTTATGACACTGCTTTGAATACAGCTATGGAAGCTATTGACAAGGTTCGTGATACGGCAACCTCTCATAACAGGGTTTTCTTTGTAGAGGTAATGGGCCGTGATGCAGGTTTCATCGCTTTAAACAGCGGACTGGCAACGGGTGCTCTGGATATTCTTATTCCTGAGAAAAAAGACAGTATGGAAGATCTTTTTGCCAATTTCAGAAAGGCTGAAAAGACCGGAAAAGCATCAAGCATCGTAGTCGTAGCTGAAGGTGAAAACCTTGGAAGCATCTATGATCTGGCCAACCAGACGAAAAAAGAATTCCCTGACTATGATATCCGTGTAACCATCCTGGGACACATCCAGAGAGGTGGTTCACCAAGCTGTGCAGACCGCGTTCTGGCAAGCAGACTGGGTTACGGCGCCGTAGTAGGATTAATGGAAGGAAAAACAAATGTAATGGCTGGAATGCGTTCCAACGATCTGGTATACACACCGATCGAGGAAGCCATTAAAAAACATAATGAAATCAATAAAGATCTTTTACTGATTTCCGAAATTTTAGCAATCTAA
- a CDS encoding oxygenase MpaB family protein, whose protein sequence is MDKPITQPRFKDFPHFKNFWKQGNGKQLIDFSGAEVSFNNFDQFSPYFYHIDEVGDQVVKDVYLVKKFQEASKEIEAYIRNGVSEADSVPESVKKLFTQTQKIPEWLDYNLLKSGAELCMRSNLDSLISLRDYCLMGGYDYAYLNKPLVATEALKKGAVKRLSETLDFWVNATRYDALELHAKGYEFAIKTRLIHSYARLSIKKYYKEWDTENWGEPINSWDMMATYIGFSLVFLHSLQKLGNTFSAEEEEGIFHLWKYVGYLLGIPEQLLPDNKKQATEYFYLWTSVQPPSDKDSILLAHSLLNESLENPILKFKFERKNLRYLHICCTWFLLDDEVCKRLEIPDVSARNLFPKTKILINKIYDKLVSREARIKKGNKDQMKVLEDYLRITKDSNFH, encoded by the coding sequence ATGGACAAACCAATTACACAACCGCGATTTAAAGATTTCCCTCATTTCAAAAATTTCTGGAAACAAGGCAACGGAAAGCAGCTTATCGATTTTTCGGGCGCTGAGGTGAGCTTTAACAACTTTGATCAGTTTTCACCCTATTTTTATCATATTGATGAAGTGGGTGATCAGGTAGTAAAAGATGTTTATCTGGTTAAAAAATTTCAAGAAGCTTCCAAAGAAATTGAAGCTTACATCCGTAACGGCGTTTCTGAAGCAGACAGCGTTCCTGAAAGTGTAAAAAAGCTCTTCACCCAAACCCAGAAAATTCCCGAATGGCTGGATTATAACCTTTTAAAAAGCGGTGCAGAACTCTGCATGCGAAGTAATCTGGATTCCCTGATCTCTTTAAGAGATTACTGCCTTATGGGTGGTTACGATTATGCTTATCTCAACAAACCACTTGTCGCTACAGAAGCATTGAAAAAAGGTGCCGTAAAACGACTTTCTGAAACACTGGATTTCTGGGTAAATGCCACCCGTTACGATGCACTGGAACTGCATGCAAAAGGTTATGAATTTGCCATCAAAACCCGCCTCATCCATTCCTACGCAAGGCTTTCGATAAAAAAATATTACAAAGAATGGGATACGGAAAATTGGGGCGAACCCATCAATTCATGGGATATGATGGCCACTTATATTGGTTTTAGCCTTGTTTTTCTTCACAGCCTTCAAAAATTAGGAAATACTTTTTCCGCTGAAGAAGAGGAAGGAATTTTCCACCTTTGGAAATACGTAGGCTATTTGCTGGGAATCCCGGAACAGCTTCTCCCGGACAATAAAAAGCAGGCAACAGAGTATTTCTATCTCTGGACTTCCGTGCAGCCGCCTTCAGATAAAGATTCTATCCTTCTGGCCCACTCTCTTCTGAATGAGTCTTTGGAAAACCCGATTTTAAAATTCAAGTTTGAAAGGAAAAATCTGAGATATCTTCATATCTGCTGTACATGGTTTCTTTTAGATGATGAAGTTTGTAAAAGGCTTGAAATTCCTGATGTTTCAGCTAGAAATCTGTTTCCGAAAACAAAGATTCTGATCAATAAAATATATGACAAACTGGTAAGCCGGGAAGCCAGAATAAAAAAAGGAAATAAGGATCAGATGAAAGTGCTGGAAGATTACCTGAGGATTACAAAAGATTCAAATTTCCACTAG